Proteins encoded within one genomic window of Spirochaeta cellobiosiphila DSM 17781:
- a CDS encoding GntR family transcriptional regulator, which yields MDIIIKNNSQQPLYEQIRTQIKSQIMEGILMAGDILPSIRGMAKDLHISVITVQKAYEQLNQDGFIETIIGKGSFVASQNPQMYREEQLRKIEHHIEKAVQLSQSSGVKTEELVRMIKIFRQEFDK from the coding sequence ATGGACATCATTATCAAGAACAATAGCCAGCAACCTCTGTATGAACAGATTCGTACCCAAATCAAAAGCCAGATTATGGAAGGAATCCTTATGGCAGGGGACATATTGCCCTCTATAAGGGGAATGGCTAAAGATCTTCATATTAGCGTAATCACTGTACAGAAAGCCTACGAACAATTAAATCAGGACGGATTCATAGAAACCATTATTGGTAAAGGAAGCTTTGTTGCTTCACAGAACCCCCAAATGTACAGAGAAGAACAGCTAAGAAAGATCGAACATCATATAGAAAAAGCTGTCCAATTGAGTCAATCCTCAGGGGTTAAGACTGAAGAACTTGTGAGAATGATCAAGATATTCCGTCAGGAGTTTGACAAATGA
- a CDS encoding ABC transporter ATP-binding protein — protein sequence MIDSIVIQDLVKKYKNFQLGPIDFTLPQGSITGIIGENGAGKTSCLKAILNLNHPPNGSVKFWGQSLDNEGPKLKNDMAVIMDNNSFPDYVNPLQLSRILAPAYLNWNQKQYLSYLRDWQLPIDRPLGKYSKGMKVQLSLVVALSHQARLLILDEPSNGLDPLMRSKLLDILLDFVQNPDHSVLLSSHMTEDLEKIADRILFLHKGQIVFHENKDKLRYDYGLISCSKKDFLSIKPEELLAYKEETYQYQGLTINRKQFQDRHPQIMVENPHLDQFMDLIIKGDQPS from the coding sequence ATGATAGATTCAATAGTCATTCAGGATCTCGTAAAAAAATACAAAAACTTCCAATTGGGACCTATCGACTTTACTCTTCCCCAAGGGAGCATCACAGGTATTATAGGTGAAAACGGCGCAGGAAAAACCAGCTGTCTTAAGGCTATCTTAAACCTCAATCATCCCCCTAATGGTTCTGTTAAGTTCTGGGGACAGTCCCTGGACAATGAAGGGCCTAAACTCAAGAATGACATGGCTGTCATTATGGACAATAACAGTTTTCCTGATTATGTGAATCCTCTCCAATTATCCCGGATATTGGCACCAGCTTACCTTAATTGGAATCAAAAGCAATACCTATCCTATCTTAGGGATTGGCAACTCCCTATAGACAGGCCCCTGGGTAAATACTCGAAGGGAATGAAAGTACAATTATCCCTGGTAGTAGCCTTATCCCATCAGGCGCGACTCCTCATACTGGACGAGCCTTCTAACGGATTGGACCCCCTCATGCGCTCAAAACTATTGGATATTCTATTAGATTTTGTACAAAATCCAGATCATTCGGTTCTCCTTTCCTCCCACATGACAGAGGACTTGGAAAAGATAGCAGACAGGATACTGTTTCTACACAAGGGGCAGATTGTATTTCATGAAAACAAAGACAAGCTTCGCTATGATTATGGATTAATCTCTTGCAGCAAGAAGGATTTCCTATCAATAAAACCAGAAGAACTATTAGCCTATAAAGAAGAAACTTACCAATATCAGGGACTGACCATCAATCGAAAACAGTTTCAGGATAGGCATCCCCAAATAATGGTGGAAAACCCCCATTTGGATCAATTCATGGATCTTATCATCAAAGGAGATCAACCCTCATGA
- a CDS encoding ABC-2 transporter permease yields the protein MKSLLIKDFYSLRRQTLAIVTLLLFLLGIVIFLDKDPGSYTIIATLMSTLMISGVFVQEERMQWLSFALTMPIERRDYIRGKYILILILAGGGCLWGNLLVLFTGHIQGALWMSLVALCMAIGIGSGIIPLTLLWGSDYSRYIIILSSLTFIGLTLGIISPYYFLSSAAQDIKVTRALLFSPLWTIVFSLVCYKFSVHIFKNKEI from the coding sequence ATGAAAAGTTTACTAATCAAAGACTTCTACAGTCTCAGAAGACAAACCTTAGCCATCGTCACATTACTCTTATTTTTGCTTGGGATTGTGATTTTCTTAGACAAGGACCCTGGATCCTATACGATTATTGCAACCCTGATGAGTACTTTAATGATCAGTGGAGTCTTTGTTCAGGAAGAGAGAATGCAATGGCTAAGCTTCGCCTTAACAATGCCCATAGAGCGTAGAGACTACATTAGGGGCAAGTACATTCTTATCCTAATCCTTGCAGGAGGAGGATGTCTGTGGGGTAATCTCTTGGTCCTGTTTACAGGGCACATTCAGGGGGCTCTTTGGATGTCCCTCGTCGCTCTTTGTATGGCCATTGGAATCGGTAGCGGGATTATTCCTCTTACTCTTCTATGGGGAAGCGACTATAGTCGTTATATCATAATCCTATCCAGTTTAACATTTATCGGTCTAACCCTGGGGATCATATCTCCCTACTATTTTCTTAGTTCTGCCGCTCAAGACATCAAAGTGACTAGAGCTCTTCTATTCAGTCCTCTCTGGACCATAGTGTTTTCTCTTGTTTGTTATAAATTCAGTGTTCACATCTTTAAGAACAAAGAAATATAG
- a CDS encoding NifB/NifX family molybdenum-iron cluster-binding protein, with protein MKIALPTNDGINVEEHFGHSKKFLLCEVDGKQVLSSKELDPPEHVPGSFPKFLHEQGADVIITGGMGQRAVALFEAQDIQVILGASGDIGENISKFMEGELVSNGSSCSHNHDHSHDHEHHHENCSHH; from the coding sequence ATGAAAATAGCCCTACCTACAAATGATGGTATTAATGTGGAAGAACATTTTGGTCATTCTAAGAAATTCTTATTATGTGAAGTTGACGGAAAGCAAGTATTGAGCTCAAAAGAACTTGATCCCCCTGAACATGTTCCCGGATCTTTTCCTAAATTCCTCCATGAGCAAGGGGCTGATGTGATCATTACAGGAGGAATGGGACAGAGAGCTGTCGCCCTTTTCGAAGCACAAGACATCCAAGTTATCCTGGGAGCTTCTGGAGATATAGGGGAAAACATCAGTAAATTTATGGAAGGAGAACTAGTATCTAATGGATCAAGCTGTTCCCATAACCACGATCACAGTCACGATCATGAACATCACCATGAGAACTGTAGCCACCATTAG